CGCTGCTGCCCTACATCGGCCCGTCCGGTGAGCTGAAGACCAAGCCGACCCAGCACTCGGTCGCGGCGCTGCGCAACATCGGTATCCAGCCCGACGCGATCGTGCTGCGGGCCGACCGCGAGGTGCCCACCGCGATCAAGCGCAAGATCTCGCTGATGTGCGACGTCGACGAGGCCGCGGTGGTCGCCGCCATCGACGCCCCGTCGATCTACGACATCCCCAAGGTGCTGCACGCCGAGGGCCTGGACGCCTACGTCGTCCGCAAGCTGGACCTGCCGTTCCGCGACGTGGACTGGACCCAGTGGGCCGACCTGCTGGACCGCGTCCACAACCCCGACCACGAGGTCAACGTCGCGCTGGTCGGCAAGTACATCGACCTGCCGGACGCCTACCTCTCGGTCACCGAGGCGCTGCGGGCCGGCGGTTTCGCCAACAAGGCCCGGGTCAAGATCAAGTGGGTCACCTCGGACGAGTGCCGGACCCCGGCCGGCGCCGCGGCGCAGCTGTCCGACTGCGACGCGATCTGCATCCCCGGCGGCTTCGGCGACCGTGGTGTGGACGGCAAGGTCGGCGCGATCACCTACGCCCGTGAGAACCGCGTCCCGCTGCTGGGCCTGTGCCTGGGCCTGCAGTGCGTGGTCATCGAGGCGGCCCGCAACCTGGCGGAGATCGACGGCGCCAACTCCACCGAGTTCGACCCCGCGACCGCCCACCCGGTGATCTCCACGATGGCCGAGCAGCTGGACATCGTCGCGGGCGAGGGCGACATGGGCGGCACGATGCGGCTGGGCATGTACCCGGCCAAGCTCGCCGAGGGCTCCATCGTCCGCGAGGTCTACGGCGACGCCCCGTACGTCGAGGAGCGGCACCGCCACCGCTACGAGGTCAACAACGCCTACCGCGGTGAGCTGGAGAAGAAGGCCGGCCTGCTGTTCTCCGGCACCTCCCCGGACAACAAGCTCGTCGAGTACGTCGAGTACCCCCGCGAGGTGCACCCCTACCTCGTCGCCACCCAGGCGCACCCGGAGCTGCGCTCCCGCCCGACCCGCCCGCACCCGCTCTTCGCCGGACTGGTGAAGGCCGCGGTCGCGCGCAAGACGGGCACCCAGAAGTAGCCGACCGCCCGGCGGATACGGTTGCCGGGGTACGGCCTCTTTCCCTGAGGTCGTGCCCCGGTTTCCGCGTTGTACGGGCTCACAGCAGGAGGACGCACCATGGCGATCAAGGACACCCCGGAGGAGTGGACGGTCACCGCCTCCACGACGCCGTTCACCGGGAACAAGACCAGCGTGCGCACCGACACGGTCGTCATGCCGGACGGGCACACCGTCACCCGCGACTACCAGGTCCACCCCGGTTCCGTGGCCGTGGTCGCGCTCGACGACGAGGGCCGGGTGCTGGTGCTGCGCCAGTACCGCCACCCCGTGCGCCAGCGGCTCTGGGAGATCCCCGCCGGGCTGCTGGACGTCCCCGGCGAGAACCCGCTGCACGCCGCGCAGCGCGAGCTGTACGAGGAGGCGCACGTCAAGGCGGAGGACTGGCGGGTGCTGACCGACGTCTACACCACGCCGGGCGGCTGCGACGAGGCGGTACGGATCTTCCTGGCCCGTGATCTCTCGGAGGCCGAGGGCGAGCGGTTCGAGGTCTCCGAGGAGGAGGCCGACATGGAGCTGGCGCGGGTGCCGCAGCAGGAGCTGGTGCGCGGCGCGCTCGCCGGCGAGCTGCACAACAACTGCCTGGTGGTGGGGGTGCTGGCGCTCACCGCGGCGCAGGCCGGGGAGGGCCTGGACGCGCTGCGGCCGGCCGACGCCCCCTGGCCGGCCCGCCCCTTCGCGTCCTGAATCACCGGCGGGCGACCCCGCCGATCCCGGTCGGATGATCCGCCGATCCGATCGAGTGACCCAACCGCCGTGCTCCGCACGGAACGTGACGGCCCGTGAACTACGCTCGACAGCGACCCCGTGCGCACTCGCGGCGGGGTCGTACGCACGGGTGGACGGGAGCGTGACCGGTGACGGAGCAGGCGGTGGGCGGGGGACACCTCCCGCCCGAGGCGGTGGCGGAGCCGGCCGCGGCGGCGCCGGAGCGGCAGACCCCGCGGTCCCGCCGCCCCGACCAGGACGTCGCCCGCCCCGCCGTACCCGCGAGCGCCCCCGCACCGTCGGCCGGCGGGTTCGCCGGGCGCCGCCGCGAGCTGACGGCGCTGCACGCCGACATCGCCCGGGCCGGGCTGGACACCCTCTCCGGCCGCAAGGGCGCCCGCAGCCGGGTGCTGCTGATCGCCGGCCGCCCCGGGTCCGGGCGCACGGCACTGGCCGAGGAACTGCTGCGCGAGCTGGCCGGCGGCTACCCCGACGGGGTGCTGCGGGCCACCCTGACCGGGCCCGCGGGTCAGGTGGCCGGCACCGCCCGTACCGCGCGTGACCTGCTGACCGCGCTCGGCGAGCCGGTGGTGCCGGGCGCCCCCGAGGACCAGCTGACCGAGCGGCTGCGCGGTGCGCTCGCCGGGCGCCGGGCGCTGCTCTTCCTGGACGACGCCCCGGGCGCCGACGAGGTCGAACCGCTGCTCCCGGACGCCCCGGACTGCCTGGTCGTGGTGGTCTCCCGGGGCCCGCTGACCGGCATCCCGGATGTCCGGCCGTGCACCCTGGGCGGTCTGGACAGCGCGGCCTGCGTCGAGATCCTCGCCCGGTACGCCGGACCGACCCGGATCACCGTCGACCCGCGCACCGCCGAGAGCGTCGGCGAGGAGTGCGGCGGCCAGCCCGCCGCGCTGGTGCTGGCCGGCGCCTGGCTCGCCGCCCGCCCCAAGTGCTCGGTGGCCGATCTGAGCCAGGCGCTGCGGGCCGTCCCGGTACCGGCGGACGTCCCCGGCGGCGCCCGCCCGCTGTACCGCGCCTTCCACCTCGCCCACGCGGCGCTGCCGCCGTCCGCGGCCCGCATACTGCGGCTGACCGCCCTCGCCCCGGCCGGCCTCGTGGACGCGCACACCGCCTCCGCGCTGGCCGGCTGCTCGGTTGCCGCGGCCGGCACGGCGCTCGGTGACTTCGCCGCGCTCGGCCTGCTGCGGCCGGTCACCGAGGACGGCACGGTCCCCGGGGTCCCGGCGCCGGACGCGGCCGGGCAGCCGCAGTACCGCCTCCCCGGCTGCCTCGATCCGTTCGTGCGCGCCCTGCTCCACGCGCACGAACGGCCCGCCGAGATCCAGCTGGCCCGCGCCCGGATGCTGGAGCGCACCGTACGGCTGCTGCAGTCGTGCCGGGCGATGGGCGAGCCGGCCGGCGCGCCGGCCCGGCAGCAGGTCGCCGGCCTGCCCCGCGCGCTGCGCTTCGGCTCCGAGGACGCCGCCGCGCACTGGCTGCGCAGCCGCCGCGGCGCACTGCTCGACGCCGCCAGGATCGCCGTCGCGGACGGTGAACTCGACACCCTGGACCGGCGGTTGATGGCCACGCTCACCCGGACGCTGCTCGTGCACCAGGGCGCCGAGGCCGCCGCGGCCGACCTGTACGCGCTGCACGGACTGGTGCTCCAGGTCGCCGAGCGGCGCGGGCTGGCGCGCGAGAAGGCCGCCGCGCTGCTGAACCTCGCGGACCTGGACGGGCAGGCGGGCCGGACCGCCCAGGCCGCCACCCGCTACCGGGCCGCGCTGGAGGCGGCCCGCTCGGTGAAGGACCCGGTCGCCACCGGCCGGGCACTGGAATCGCTGGGAGACACGTATGCCGAGCTGGGTGACGGGCAGCGGGCCGCCGACTGGTACGGACGGGCGCTGGAACTGCGGCTGGCCCGCGGCGAGGCGGCGGACGCGGCGCGCCTGCACGGCCGGATCGGCGAAGCGCTCGGCCGCGCGGGGCGGTGGGAGGAGGCGCTCCGGCAGTGGCGGGCGGCCGCCCGCACGTACCGCAGGCTCGGCGAGCCGGCCGGCCAGGCCCGGGCGACGGGAGGGCTGGCCCTGGTCCAGGAGCGGGCGGGGCGGCCCGAGGAGGCGCTGCGGACCTGCCGGGAAGCCCTGGAGATGGCCCGCAGAGCGGGCGACGGACGGCTGGAGGGGACCCTCCAGCTGCGGATTGCGGACACCCTCGGCCGGCTCGGCGATCCAGCAGCGGCACGGCTCCACCGCTCGGTCGGGGAGCAGCTCCTCGAAGATAACCCTCTGTGACCTACGAAATCGGTAGCGTCTCCGGCGGAAATTAATGCTTTGCAAGGCTAGACAAGAAGAGCTCCTTCAATAGACTGGCTGGGCCGCGTACGGCGCGGTCAGTTCCGTCATGCATCGCATGAGGGGATAATTCCTCCTGCACCCTCTCTTTCAAGGACCGTGATCGACGTGAAGGTCGGCATCCCCCGCGAGGTCAAGAACAACGAGTTCCGCGTGGCCATCACGCCCGCCGGAGTCAACGAACTCGTCCGCCACGGCCACCAGGTGTTCATCGAGAAGGACGCCGGTCTCGGCTCCTCCATCACGAACGAGGAGTACGTCTCCGCCGGTGCCACCATCCTCGACACCGCTGACGAGGTCTGGGGCACCGCTGACCTGCTGCTGAAGGTCAAGGAGCCGATCGCGGAGGAGTACCACCGCCTCCGCAAGGACCAGACGCTCTTCACCTACCTGCACCTGGCCGCCTCCCGTGAGTGCACGGACGCCCTGCTGGAGTCCGGCACCACCGCCATCGCCTACGAGACCGTCGAGACGGCCGGCCGTCAGCTGCCGCTGCTCGCCCCGATGTCCGAGGTCGCGGGCCGGCTCGCCCCGCAGGTCGGCGCGTACCACCTGATGCGCCAGGCCGGCGGCCGCGGCGTGCTGCCCGGTGGCGTCCCCGGCGTGCAGGCGGGCAAGGCCGTCGTCATCGGTGGTGGCGTCTCCGGCTGGAACGCCGTGCAGATCGCCGTGGGCCTCGGCTTCCACGTCACGCTGCTCGACAAGGACATCAACAAGCTCCGCGAGGCCGACAAGATCTTCGGCACCAAGGTGCAGACGATCGTCTCCAACGCCTACGAGCTGGAGAAGGCCGTCGTCGAGGCCGACCTCGTCGTCGGTGCCGTCCTGATCCCGGGTGCCAAGGCCCCCAAGCTGGTCACCAACGAGCTCGTCGCCAAGATGAAGCCCGGAAGTGTCCTTGTCGACATCGCCATCGACCAGGGCGGCTGCTTCGAGGACTCCCGTCCCACCACGCACGCCGAGCCGACCTTCACCGTCCACAACTCGGTCTTCTACTGCGTCGCCAACATGCCCGGCGCGGTGCCGAACACCTCCACCCACGCCCTCACCAACGCCACGCTGCCCTACATCGTGGAGCTGGCGAACCGCGGCTGGGTCGAGGCGCTGCGCCGTGACCCGGCGCTGGCGAAGGGTCTGAACACGCACGACGGCAAGGTGGTCTACCCCTCCGTCGCCGAGGCCCTCGGTCTCGAGTGCACCGAACTGCGCACCCTGCTCGGCTGAGACGTCAACGAAGCGCGTCAACGCTGCACATCCGGCCGGGCCTTGGCAACAGGGCCCGGCCGGTCGCATGTGCGACCACCGGTAGGTGCCGTTCCGGAACGGCGGTTCTCAACTCGCCGTGAACGTAACCCTTTAACCGATTCGCGCACCCCCGAAACATCGGTCCGATACCGCTTGCGCCCTTGACATCCGGGGGTCCGGTTACCGACACATCGTGCCGGGTCCGGTGGATTGTGTTGCTGCGGACGCCCGACACGCCATAGAGTCGCCAACCGTCGGCATGGTGCCACGCTGACCTATCGATAAAGTTTCCTGGTCACGTCCAAGGAGGTAAGACGACTTGTGAATGAGTCGACATTTTCTCCCGGAGGCGGTCACCCAGGAGCGGTTGCACGGGGCCAGGGTCCCTCGGGGCTCGAGGCTGTCGGCTCCGTCGCGGTCCGCACCTTCGCAGCCCAGCACAGCATTTCCACGACAGCCCACCAGAGCATGGACGGCCATCACGTGAACGCCATGGCCGGCGACCGGGGCAGTGGAGAACCCGCCCGTCTCGCCGACTACGACGACCTGCCCGAGGGGCACTTCTACGATCCGGACGCGGAGTACGAGCCGGACCCCGAATACGCCGCGACGCTCGCGCCGGACGCCGCGCGCCAGCGCCGCGAACGCGTCGGCCCGACCGGACGCCCGCTCCCTTACTTCCCCATTCCCGGCCCGCTGTCGGACCACGGCCCGGCGAAGATCATCGCGATGTGCAACCAGAAGGGCGGGGTCGGCAAGACCACCTCGACCATCAACCTGGGCGCCGCACTCGCCGAATACGGACGACGGGTGCTGCTCGTCGACTTCGACCCGCAGGGCGCCCTGTCGGTCGGACTCGGCGTCAACCCGATGGAACTCGACCTGACGGTCTACAACCTGCTCATGGAGCGGGGCATGTCGGCCGACGAGGTGCTGCTGAAGACCGCGGTCCCCAACATGGACCTGCTGCCCAGCAATATCGACTTGTCGGCGGCCGAGGTGCAGTTGGTCAGCGAGGTCGCGCGC
The sequence above is a segment of the Streptomyces lydicus genome. Coding sequences within it:
- a CDS encoding CTP synthase — encoded protein: MPPKSRTTKHLFVTGGVASSLGKGLTASSLGALLKARGLRVTMQKLDPYLNVDPGTMNPFQHGEVFVTNDGAETDLDIGHYERFLDVDLDGSANVTTGQVYNTVIAKERRGEYLGDTVQVIPHITNEIKHRIRRMATEDVDVVITEVGGTVGDIESLPFLETVRQVRHEVGRDNVFVVHISLLPYIGPSGELKTKPTQHSVAALRNIGIQPDAIVLRADREVPTAIKRKISLMCDVDEAAVVAAIDAPSIYDIPKVLHAEGLDAYVVRKLDLPFRDVDWTQWADLLDRVHNPDHEVNVALVGKYIDLPDAYLSVTEALRAGGFANKARVKIKWVTSDECRTPAGAAAQLSDCDAICIPGGFGDRGVDGKVGAITYARENRVPLLGLCLGLQCVVIEAARNLAEIDGANSTEFDPATAHPVISTMAEQLDIVAGEGDMGGTMRLGMYPAKLAEGSIVREVYGDAPYVEERHRHRYEVNNAYRGELEKKAGLLFSGTSPDNKLVEYVEYPREVHPYLVATQAHPELRSRPTRPHPLFAGLVKAAVARKTGTQK
- a CDS encoding NUDIX domain-containing protein — encoded protein: MAIKDTPEEWTVTASTTPFTGNKTSVRTDTVVMPDGHTVTRDYQVHPGSVAVVALDDEGRVLVLRQYRHPVRQRLWEIPAGLLDVPGENPLHAAQRELYEEAHVKAEDWRVLTDVYTTPGGCDEAVRIFLARDLSEAEGERFEVSEEEADMELARVPQQELVRGALAGELHNNCLVVGVLALTAAQAGEGLDALRPADAPWPARPFAS
- a CDS encoding tetratricopeptide repeat protein, which encodes MTEQAVGGGHLPPEAVAEPAAAAPERQTPRSRRPDQDVARPAVPASAPAPSAGGFAGRRRELTALHADIARAGLDTLSGRKGARSRVLLIAGRPGSGRTALAEELLRELAGGYPDGVLRATLTGPAGQVAGTARTARDLLTALGEPVVPGAPEDQLTERLRGALAGRRALLFLDDAPGADEVEPLLPDAPDCLVVVVSRGPLTGIPDVRPCTLGGLDSAACVEILARYAGPTRITVDPRTAESVGEECGGQPAALVLAGAWLAARPKCSVADLSQALRAVPVPADVPGGARPLYRAFHLAHAALPPSAARILRLTALAPAGLVDAHTASALAGCSVAAAGTALGDFAALGLLRPVTEDGTVPGVPAPDAAGQPQYRLPGCLDPFVRALLHAHERPAEIQLARARMLERTVRLLQSCRAMGEPAGAPARQQVAGLPRALRFGSEDAAAHWLRSRRGALLDAARIAVADGELDTLDRRLMATLTRTLLVHQGAEAAAADLYALHGLVLQVAERRGLAREKAAALLNLADLDGQAGRTAQAATRYRAALEAARSVKDPVATGRALESLGDTYAELGDGQRAADWYGRALELRLARGEAADAARLHGRIGEALGRAGRWEEALRQWRAAARTYRRLGEPAGQARATGGLALVQERAGRPEEALRTCREALEMARRAGDGRLEGTLQLRIADTLGRLGDPAAARLHRSVGEQLLEDNPL
- the ald gene encoding alanine dehydrogenase; the protein is MKVGIPREVKNNEFRVAITPAGVNELVRHGHQVFIEKDAGLGSSITNEEYVSAGATILDTADEVWGTADLLLKVKEPIAEEYHRLRKDQTLFTYLHLAASRECTDALLESGTTAIAYETVETAGRQLPLLAPMSEVAGRLAPQVGAYHLMRQAGGRGVLPGGVPGVQAGKAVVIGGGVSGWNAVQIAVGLGFHVTLLDKDINKLREADKIFGTKVQTIVSNAYELEKAVVEADLVVGAVLIPGAKAPKLVTNELVAKMKPGSVLVDIAIDQGGCFEDSRPTTHAEPTFTVHNSVFYCVANMPGAVPNTSTHALTNATLPYIVELANRGWVEALRRDPALAKGLNTHDGKVVYPSVAEALGLECTELRTLLG
- a CDS encoding ParA family protein — encoded protein: MDGHHVNAMAGDRGSGEPARLADYDDLPEGHFYDPDAEYEPDPEYAATLAPDAARQRRERVGPTGRPLPYFPIPGPLSDHGPAKIIAMCNQKGGVGKTTSTINLGAALAEYGRRVLLVDFDPQGALSVGLGVNPMELDLTVYNLLMERGMSADEVLLKTAVPNMDLLPSNIDLSAAEVQLVSEVARESTLQRALKPLLADYDYIVIDCQPSLGLLTVNALTAAHKVIVPLECEFFALRGVALLTETIEKVQERLNPELELDGILATMYDSRTVHSREVLARVVEAFDDHVYHTVIGRTVRFPETTVAGEPITTYASNSVGAAAYRQLAREVLARCHAE